Part of the Sphingomonadaceae bacterium OTU29LAMAA1 genome, CAATACCGCGCGTTTCAGGTAACGCCGCAGGAAGTCAGCGCGATCGAGGACGTGCTCAAGCTGCTCGAAATGCGCATGGGATTCGAAACCGAGATGGCACAGCTCGCCGCCGTGCGCCGTTCCGATGACGATCTCGCCGCGATGAGAATGGCGTTGGATGCGATGGGAAAGAGTCAGGACGTCGATGCCTCCATCGCCGCCGACGCGGCTTTCCACGGGGCGATCGCCCATGCGACCGGGAACATCTATTATACGCGTTTCACGGAGTTCCTGGGCGTTCGCTTCATTCCTTCCCGCCGGCTCTATCTGCAGGCCGACGATCCGGTGATCCATGCGGGCTACGCCGCCACCATCAATCGCGACCATCTCGCCATCTACAAGGCCATTGCCGCCGGCGATGCCGCCAAAGCGGGCAGGGCGGCGCGCCAGCACATGCAAAAGAGCTTCGAACGCTATGACGCGCTCGCTGGCCGGGCTTTCACGAGCGAACCGACCGCCACCTTGTAGAAGGCCATGATCGGGAGGTCGGATGCCCCCGCGAAAGCGGAGAGCGGCCTTCCCACCTGCCTCTTCGATCGCCTGTGTCATCCGGTGAAGAACATGTCGAAAGGGTTCAACTTGCTCCGCTCAACATCGATGTTCTGCGCAGTCGTGCTGCTCGCATCGACGAACGGGGTGCTGGCTCGACAGCCGGACACCACCACCACGATTGCCACCTCCCCGCTCCTGGTCGCCGGAGATCTTCGTCCGGGCATCGACCTTGGCGGGACCTGGCACTATTCCGTCGATCCCTATCGTTCCGGCATCGCCGGCTTCCACGGTGGAGCGCCAGGTCGCAGCGAGACGCGCTGGATCGACATTGATGTCGGCGAAACGATGCGCAAGGAACCACGCAGCCTGTTCGAGTTCGATATGGACCGCGCACCGACTGCCACCTTGCCGGGAAGCTGGCTCATCCACGCGGCCGAGATGCGGCACTATCAGGGACTGGTCTGGTATCAGCGCCACTTCACGGCAAGGAAGATGCCCGGCAGGCGCGTGTTTCTACGCTTCGGCGGGGCCAATTACTCCGGGCGCGTCTACCTCAACGGCCAGTCGATCGGTCAGCACGAAGGCGGGTTCACACCTTTCGCCTTCGAGGTCACGCAGGCACTTCGGAACGGCGACAATCAGATAACCGTCGGCGTCGATTCGACACTGACGAAAGCGACCGTTCCACCTCCCGTCACGGACTGGGAGAATTATGGCGGGATCACACGCGACGTCCGCCTGATCGATACGGCGGATACCTACGTCGATGATGCCTGGATCAGGCTGACACGGGATGGCCGTATCGCCGCGGACGTGCATCTCGACGGACCGCAGGCCGCTGATCGGGCCGTCACGTTGAAGATCGACGCTCTCAAGGTGACGCTGCACGGGCGAACCGATTCGAACGGTGATTGGCGGGGCCGGTTTTCTCCTCCGCGTACGCTGAAGCGTTGGTCACCGGACGAACCCCGAC contains:
- a CDS encoding FadR family transcriptional regulator; its protein translation is MLRSVTNQTSAATVPANRASIIPMQNRSEPMPITKAASLADSLVQQFEQKIERGELPPGSRFPTEKVVTEEFGVSRTVVREAFARLTARGLLISKRGSGAYVADGAQYRAFQVTPQEVSAIEDVLKLLEMRMGFETEMAQLAAVRRSDDDLAAMRMALDAMGKSQDVDASIAADAAFHGAIAHATGNIYYTRFTEFLGVRFIPSRRLYLQADDPVIHAGYAATINRDHLAIYKAIAAGDAAKAGRAARQHMQKSFERYDALAGRAFTSEPTATL